The genomic DNA CTCGAACGCCGGTTCCTGGTCGGGCGCGTTCGGCTCGCGCGTCTCGAGCGGCTCGCAGTCCTGCGCAATGGCGGGTGCTGCGGCGCCAGTGTCCTGCGGTGCCGCAGCACTCCCGCCCGCGCTCTGCTCGCCATTGCGTGGACCGCACGCGGCGACACCCGCGAGCAGCAGGACGGCAGGAACGATATTCATGCAGAGGTTACGCACGTCCCTGCCTCCTGGCTGCGGCGCGCGCCGCCGGTTCGCGGAACACCATTACGCGCGGTTCAGAATCGCGCGCAGGATCTCTTCGGCCCTGCTCTTCTCGTAGTTCACCTGGTCCTTGCTGACGGTGACTTCCACACTCGTCAGCGGATCGTCGGCATCGCGCTCGATGTCCACGACGATCTTCCAGTCACCCTCCGCCCCCTTCAGCTCGATCCCGTCGTCCTCCGTCTTCCGCTCCGTCAGCGCGATGCCCATGTCTCGGAATGCCCGCTCAGTCGCGTTCGCCAGTCGCACTACGCTCACGTCCACGTTCGACGTCGCGCCGCGATCACTGTACGCGATCGCCGCCGCGGCTGCCGCGCCGGCACTCGCCACTGCGGCCGTCGTCCGCGAACACGCCACTGCCAGCGGGAGCAGCAGCACTACGAGCACCGCGCGCGCGGTGCGTGAGAATCCGTTCATGTCATACCTCCTCAGCGTGCGCGGGCCAGCAGCGTGCGCAGGATCTCACCCGAGCGCGCCTGGTCGAACGTGATGCCGTCGCGAGTCACCGAAACGCGGATCTCCGTCAACACCGCGTCGTCCTCGCGCTCGATCTGCACGGATACCTTCCGGTCGCCATCGTTTCCCTCCATCTCCACCCCATCATCCTTCGCCTCGCGCTCTTCGAACGCGATGCCCAGCTCCGAGAACGCGACCTCCGTCGCATTCGCCAGCCGGTCCACCTCGATGTCCACAACCGTGAGCGCGCCGCGCTGGTCCAGCCGGATCTCGCCGGGCGCCGGCTGCGCGTCGACCATCGCCTCCTCAGCCGCGCGCGAACACGCGGTGGCAATGACGGGAAGAATGAGTACGGCGAGCAGATTTCTGAAGGGTCGTGACGTGTGCGTACCCATGTCAGCCTCCTCTTGCCGGTTGATGCAGGGGCTCGAGTGCTGCAAGTCACAGACCCGCACCGCCTTCGCAAACGCGCTTGTGCCCCGTGTGCGGGTCCACCTGCACGCTGGACGCGCAACTGGAGTCGGGCATCGCCGCCGGACGCGGAACCCATTCTGCAGAACGGCTCACCGGAACATGGCCGTGGCGCCGGGAGCGCGCCTCAGCATGACTGTGTGCGTCACGGCGGTGCGGGCCTGAGCCATTCTGCAGAATGGGTTCCGCGTCCGACTCACAGCCCCGGATTCATGCGCCACAGCGCATATGTCAGCGCGGTGGCGAACGTGACCCACAGCAGGTATGGCACGAGCAGCAGGCCGGCGAGCACGCGCACGCGCCAGAACATCACGACCAGCGCGACGATCATCGCCCACAACACCAGAATTTCCGCCAGTGCGAGGCCGGGCGCTTCGAGACCGAAGAAGATGCCCGTCCAAGCCGCGTTGAACACGAGGTGAACGAGAAAGAGGACCAGTGCGCCGCGCGCTCCGTCGAAGCCGCGCGCGCGCCACACGAGCCACGCGGCGGTGCCCATCATGATGTAGAGCGTGATCCAGACGGGACCGAACACCGATGGTGGCGGCGCCCAGTCGGGCCTGGCGAGCTGTTGATAGAACTGCGATTCCGCCACGTTGCTGAGGAGATTGCCCACCATGCCGGCCGCAAGGCTGGCGCCCGTCCACAGGGCCCAGCCGAGCAGCTGTCGAGCCTTGCCCATAGCACTATCCTTTCGTCGTCGAGTCGCGGGCAGTGCGGCATCAAGCGTGCCGTACGCCGGAGTCGGGACAGGGGACAGAACGAGGTGGCTGTGGAGATCGGCATCTATTCATTCGTGGAGCGCACGCCTGATCCGGACACGGGCGAGCTGGTGAGCGCCGGCCAGCGGATGCGGGACCTGCTGGAAGAGGTCGTGCTGGCGGAGCAGGTGGGCCTGGACGTATTCGGCATTGGGGAGCACCATCGCCCGGACTACGTCGTCTCGGCTCCCGCGGTGGTGCTGGCCGCGGCGGCCGCATTGACGAAACGCATCCGGCTGACGAGCGCGGTGACAGTCCTCAGCTCGGACGATCCGGTGCGGGTTTTCCAGGATTTCGCGACGCTCGACCTCCTGTCGGACGGGCGCGCCGAGATCATGGCCGGTCGCGGCTCGTTCATCGAGTCGTTCCCACTGTTCGGCTACGATCTGGAGGACTACGGCGAGCTCTTCTCGGAGAAGCTCGACCTGCTGCTCGCCCTGCGCGCCGACGAGCGCGTGACGTGGTCCGGCCGGCACCGGGCCGCGCTCACGGACCTGGCAGTCTATCCGCGGCCGATCCAGGAACCGCTACCGGTATGGGTCGCGGTCGGCGGCACGCCGCAGTCCGTGGTGCGCGCGGCGGGACTGGGGCTGCCCATGGCGCTCGCCATCATCGGCGGCCAGCCGGAGCGGTTCGTGCCCTTCGTCGAACTGTACCGCAGCACCGCGCGCGACGCAGGTCACGATCCGGCGACACTCTCCATCAGCATCAACTCGCACGGCTACATCGCCGACGACTCACGGCAGGCCGCCGACGACGCGTTTCCGCCCTATGCCCTCACAATGGGGAGAATCGGACGCGAGCGCGGGTGGCCGCCGCCGACGCGTCAGCAGTTCGAGGCGGAACGTTCGCCGCGCGGTGCGCTGCTCGTGGGCAGTCCGCAACAGGTCATCGACAAGATTCTGTTCGAGCACGAGCTGTTCGGCCATGACCGCTTCCTCATGCAGATGAGCGTCGGCACGATGCCGCACGAGAAGATCATGCGTTCCATCGAGCTGTTCGGCACCGTGGTCGCGCCGGCCGTGCGTCGCGCTTTGACACCGTGACGCGCCGACAGTAC from Longimicrobiales bacterium includes the following:
- a CDS encoding DUF3568 family protein produces the protein MNGFSRTARAVLVVLLLPLAVACSRTTAAVASAGAAAAAAIAYSDRGATSNVDVSVVRLANATERAFRDMGIALTERKTEDDGIELKGAEGDWKIVVDIERDADDPLTSVEVTVSKDQVNYEKSRAEEILRAILNRA
- a CDS encoding TspO/MBR family protein is translated as MGKARQLLGWALWTGASLAAGMVGNLLSNVAESQFYQQLARPDWAPPPSVFGPVWITLYIMMGTAAWLVWRARGFDGARGALVLFLVHLVFNAAWTGIFFGLEAPGLALAEILVLWAMIVALVVMFWRVRVLAGLLLVPYLLWVTFATALTYALWRMNPGL
- a CDS encoding LLM class flavin-dependent oxidoreductase yields the protein MEIGIYSFVERTPDPDTGELVSAGQRMRDLLEEVVLAEQVGLDVFGIGEHHRPDYVVSAPAVVLAAAAALTKRIRLTSAVTVLSSDDPVRVFQDFATLDLLSDGRAEIMAGRGSFIESFPLFGYDLEDYGELFSEKLDLLLALRADERVTWSGRHRAALTDLAVYPRPIQEPLPVWVAVGGTPQSVVRAAGLGLPMALAIIGGQPERFVPFVELYRSTARDAGHDPATLSISINSHGYIADDSRQAADDAFPPYALTMGRIGRERGWPPPTRQQFEAERSPRGALLVGSPQQVIDKILFEHELFGHDRFLMQMSVGTMPHEKIMRSIELFGTVVAPAVRRALTP